Proteins encoded by one window of Agarivorans sp. Alg241-V36:
- a CDS encoding ABC transporter substrate-binding protein — MKLFLLVALLFCWPIYAKPQSDVSTLYFTNLPNNFTASIGAEVVKVAYQKLGIQVEFVDMPTKRALVQSNEGKVDGEIHRIWSIADSYPNLIRVPTPINYIDQVVFGSIQNAEIKQCADLAPYSVGIVRGVKHAEECTRDLPLQRVFNTDVRMMALLSAQKIDFAVSSWVNGMWLRKSMNIDNVHVVGPPISRQLLYHYVHKKHADLVDKIDAVFQEMQESGELELVRKQVINELLKNAH, encoded by the coding sequence ATGAAGCTGTTTTTGCTTGTAGCTCTGCTGTTTTGTTGGCCGATATATGCCAAGCCTCAATCCGACGTATCGACCTTGTATTTCACTAATCTTCCTAATAATTTTACCGCGTCTATTGGTGCAGAAGTGGTTAAGGTTGCATACCAAAAACTGGGTATTCAGGTCGAGTTTGTAGATATGCCCACTAAACGCGCATTAGTACAATCTAATGAAGGTAAGGTTGATGGTGAGATTCACCGGATTTGGAGCATCGCCGATAGCTACCCAAATCTAATCCGTGTTCCCACTCCGATTAATTATATAGACCAAGTGGTATTTGGTTCGATACAGAATGCAGAAATAAAACAGTGCGCAGACTTAGCGCCTTATTCCGTTGGCATAGTAAGAGGGGTGAAGCATGCTGAAGAATGCACTCGAGATCTTCCTCTTCAAAGGGTTTTTAACACTGACGTTAGGATGATGGCCTTGTTAAGTGCGCAAAAAATTGATTTTGCTGTTTCTTCTTGGGTTAATGGAATGTGGCTAAGAAAATCTATGAATATAGACAATGTTCATGTTGTGGGCCCTCCTATAAGTCGTCAGTTGCTCTATCACTATGTTCACAAGAAGCATGCTGATTTAGTCGATAAAATCGACGCTGTATTTCAAGAAATGCAAGAGAGTGGCGAGCTTGAGCTTGTTAGAAAGCAAGTCATTAATGAGCTATTAAAAAATGCGCATTGA
- a CDS encoding homocysteine S-methyltransferase family protein, protein MKHQAFFPHHRNKLFACYTGLETELVYRRGFNLPGFAAYPLLATPSDKLLLGDYYKQLIQLASELGVGCILDSVSWTANRDRAAALGITVEQLKQFNIEAIEFIAGIKRQNPDVPIVLSAQVGPRDDGYAPSHLMNVHQAFDYHSEQIAVCASTEVDLISAFTICYPEEAIGIVKAAKKYTMPVAVAFTLETDGRLPTGMSLQKAIAMVDAQTDSAVLYYLINCAHPSHFSHILDGGAWMQRLRGLVVNASCCSHQTLEQATELDEGNPAELGKQVAELHRSYPQLNILGGCCGTDMRHMRSIFEAVKARG, encoded by the coding sequence GTGAAACACCAAGCCTTTTTCCCGCACCATCGCAATAAGCTGTTTGCTTGTTACACCGGACTAGAAACCGAGCTGGTTTATCGCCGTGGCTTCAATTTGCCCGGTTTTGCTGCTTACCCTTTGCTAGCTACTCCCAGTGATAAACTTTTGCTTGGTGATTATTACAAGCAACTAATCCAGTTAGCTAGCGAGTTGGGAGTGGGATGTATTCTTGATTCAGTGTCTTGGACGGCAAATCGAGACAGAGCAGCAGCTCTTGGGATCACTGTTGAGCAGCTGAAGCAATTCAACATAGAAGCAATAGAGTTTATTGCTGGTATTAAACGGCAGAATCCTGATGTGCCAATAGTATTGTCTGCGCAAGTTGGTCCGCGTGATGATGGTTATGCACCCAGTCATTTAATGAATGTACACCAAGCCTTTGATTATCACAGTGAGCAAATAGCGGTGTGTGCTAGCACTGAAGTAGATCTTATTAGTGCATTTACCATTTGTTACCCCGAGGAAGCGATAGGCATAGTTAAAGCTGCGAAAAAATATACGATGCCCGTAGCAGTAGCATTTACCTTAGAAACAGATGGTCGTTTACCTACGGGTATGAGTTTGCAAAAAGCCATCGCTATGGTTGATGCTCAGACAGACTCAGCAGTGCTTTATTACTTAATAAACTGCGCCCATCCGAGTCATTTTTCTCACATTTTAGATGGTGGAGCGTGGATGCAGCGCTTGCGTGGCTTGGTTGTTAATGCCTCTTGCTGTAGCCATCAAACACTTGAGCAAGCCACTGAGTTGGACGAAGGCAACCCAGCTGAATTAGGTAAACAAGTTGCTGAACTTCATCGTAGCTACCCCCAGCTCAATATTCTAGGCGGCTGTTGCGGCACCGATATGCGTCACATGAGGTCTATATTTGAAGCGGTGAAAGCGAGAGGCTAG
- a CDS encoding DUF411 domain-containing protein, with amino-acid sequence MMKILNKLLLSLLVCFSSSVLAKTSIELYKSPTCGCCTEWAEIMEQKGYQVNVHHKQQWNVLKQSYDMPAQLQSCHSAVIDGYLIEGHVPESDIARLLKERPKNIKGLAAPGMPQHSPGMAREGEAYKDFKVIAFSEDGLSIYKEY; translated from the coding sequence ATGATGAAAATACTAAATAAATTACTACTAAGCCTATTGGTTTGTTTCAGCAGTTCGGTATTGGCTAAAACTAGCATCGAGCTTTATAAGTCACCTACCTGCGGTTGTTGTACCGAGTGGGCCGAAATCATGGAGCAAAAAGGTTATCAGGTGAATGTGCATCACAAACAGCAGTGGAATGTACTAAAACAAAGCTACGACATGCCTGCTCAGTTGCAGTCTTGTCATAGCGCTGTGATTGATGGCTATTTGATAGAAGGCCATGTGCCTGAAAGTGATATAGCCCGCTTGTTAAAAGAGCGCCCTAAAAACATCAAAGGTTTAGCTGCGCCCGGTATGCCGCAACATTCTCCGGGTATGGCTCGAGAAGGTGAGGCCTATAAGGACTTTAAAGTTATCGCTTTTTCAGAGGATGGCTTAAGTATCTACAAGGAGTATTAG
- a CDS encoding cytochrome c, with product MMNISFYKLAAAMLLSAYANLAYAEPNANALGQNLYLTIGGYGCAACHGKYANGAGNVGGNIRGASLEQLNQALENEPTMKLLGDAFAPGQREQVIQYLASLGAMPLVEWNIGDDTNIKFQQLIPQQLSQLVVKNDTLAAVAVDLSPLAIKQTLDIEPLDTQAVQFVAPASLVNLQVEEQVLQLTVNEYENNDENTK from the coding sequence ATGATGAACATTTCTTTTTATAAATTGGCGGCAGCGATGCTGCTTAGTGCCTATGCAAACTTGGCTTATGCAGAGCCGAATGCCAATGCGCTTGGCCAAAATCTGTATTTAACTATTGGTGGCTATGGATGCGCAGCTTGCCATGGCAAATACGCTAATGGTGCTGGTAACGTGGGTGGAAACATTCGTGGCGCCAGCTTAGAGCAGCTCAATCAAGCCCTAGAAAATGAACCTACTATGAAGTTGCTAGGCGACGCTTTCGCGCCAGGGCAACGAGAGCAAGTGATTCAATATCTAGCCAGCTTAGGTGCTATGCCGCTGGTGGAATGGAACATAGGTGATGATACCAACATTAAATTCCAGCAGCTCATACCTCAACAGTTGAGCCAACTGGTTGTTAAAAACGACACCTTGGCTGCTGTAGCGGTCGATCTTAGCCCCTTGGCAATAAAACAAACATTAGATATAGAACCTTTAGATACCCAAGCCGTGCAATTTGTTGCGCCAGCAAGCTTGGTAAACCTACAAGTGGAAGAGCAGGTTCTACAATTAACAGTAAATGAATATGAGAATAATGATGAAAATACTAAATAA